Proteins from a genomic interval of Anolis sagrei isolate rAnoSag1 chromosome 1, rAnoSag1.mat, whole genome shotgun sequence:
- the LOC137094840 gene encoding zinc finger protein 420-like produces MKGKALKCLECGKSFTEKHQLQKHERTHTGEKPYKCLECGKSFTQKHQLQKHERTHTEEKPYKCLECGKSFIEKHQLQKHERTHTGEKPYKCLECGKSFRQKHLLREHEGTHTGEKPYECLECGKSFTFSSALHSHKKTHTGEKPYECLKCGKRFSRREHQQRHEMTHTGEKLYECLECGKGFARRESLKRHEMIHTGEKLYKCLEYGQSFTQSANLCAHQSTHTGEKPYKCLECGKSFSHSSGLRLHQRIHTGEKPYKCLECGQSFSHSSGLRSHQRIHTGEKPYKCLECGQSFSHSSGLRSHHRIHTGEKPYKCLECGQSFSHSSGLRSHQSTHTGEKPYKCLECGQNFTEREKLRSHQWIHTGEKPYKCVECGQSFSRSSGLRSHQSTHTGEKPYKCLECGKCFSHCSTLRSHHKIHTGEKPYKCLECGQSFSRNSSLHRHQRTHTEENP; encoded by the coding sequence ATGAAGGGGAAAGCATTGAAATGCCTTGAGTGCGGAAAGAGTTTCACTGAGAAGCATCAGCTCCAGaagcatgaaaggactcacactggggagaaaccctataaatgcctggagtgtggaaagagtttcactcagaAGCATCAGCTCCAGaagcatgaaaggactcacactgaggagaaaccctataaatgccttgagtgtggaaagagtttcattgAGAAGCATCAGCTCCAGaagcatgaaaggactcacactggggagaaaccctataaatgcctggagtgcggaaagagttTCCGACAGAAGCATCTACTGCGCGAACATGAAGgtactcacactggggagaagccctatgaatgcctagaatgtggaaagagcttcacttttTCTTCAGCTCTACATTCTCATAAaaaaactcacactggggagaagccctatgaaTGCTTGAAGTGTGGAAAGAGGTTCTCTCGGAGGGAACATCAGCAGCGACATGAaatgactcacactggggagaagctctatgaatgcctggagtgtggaaagggttTTGCTCGAAGAGAATCTCTGAAGAGACATGAAATGATTCACACCGGGGAGAAActctataaatgcctggagtatggacagagcttcactcagagtgcaaATCTATGTGCACATCAAAgcacacacactggggagaaaccctataaatgcctggagtgcggaaagagcttctctcatagttcaggtctacgtttacatcaaaggattcacactggggagaaaccctataagtgcctggagtgtggacagagcttctctcatagttcaggtctacgttcacatcaaaggattcacactggggagaaaccctataaatgcctggagtgtggacagagcttctctcatagttcaggtctacgttcacatcatcgcatacacactggggagaaaccctataagtgcctggagtgtggacagagcttctctcatagttcaggtctacgttcacatcaaagcacacacactggtgagaaaccctataaatgcctggagtgtggacagaactTCACTGAAAGAGAAAAACTACGTTCACATCAATGGAttcacactggtgagaaaccctataaatgtgtggagtgtggacagagcttctctcgtagttcaggtctacgttcgcatcaaagcacacacactggggagaaaccctataaatgcctggagtgtggaaagtgcTTCTCTCATTGTTCAACTCTACGTTCACATCAtaagattcacactggggagaaaccctataaatgcctggagtgtggacagagcttcagtcGTAATTCaagtctacatagacatcaaaggactcacactgaggAGAATCCCTAG